One region of Culex pipiens pallens isolate TS chromosome 2, TS_CPP_V2, whole genome shotgun sequence genomic DNA includes:
- the LOC128093081 gene encoding uncharacterized protein LOC128093081, with the protein MKILFGTFLVAFGVTFAAAVCRLGLGRPENGATLLHTMRISREPVQQPVNMSLLFDYMVNPADFYLEITRVQINTTVVGVDNPRCQASMPANQVLARGFRITMTTLQPVLQMSGSAEVYGIRRISFED; encoded by the exons atgaaaattttatttgggACATTTCTAGTTGCGTTTGGAGTAACTTTTGCGGCCGCAGTTTGTCGTCTAGGTCTCGGCAGACCGGAAAATG gtgCAACCCTCCTTCACACGATGCGCATTTCCCGCGAGCCGGTTCAGCAGCCCGTGAACATGTCGCTGCTGTTTGACTACATGGTCAACCCGGCGGACTTTTATCTGGAGATTACGCGCGTCCAAATCAATACGACTGTCGTAGGCGTTGATAATCCG CGCTGTCAGGCATCTATGCCGGCAAATCAAGTGCTAGCGCGAGGGTTTCGCATAACAATGACAACCCTGCAACCTGTCCTGCAGATGTCGGGCTCCGCAGAAGTTTACGGAATAAGACGAATTTCGTTTGaagattga
- the LOC120412743 gene encoding uncharacterized protein LOC120412743, producing the protein MKILLGIFLVAAGVSFVAAACQLGLGQSESGETLLHTLHISREPVQQPMNMSLLFDYMVSPVDVYLQITRVQINTTSVGVDDPRCEASWPFTPALPQGFHVTITSLQPVLQMSGTAEVYGIRRVTG; encoded by the exons ATGAAAATTTTACTCGGAATATTTTTGGTTGCAGCCGGAGTGTCATTTGTGGCCGCAGCTTGCCAGCTAGGCTTGGGTCAAAGTGAAAgtg GTGAAACCCTGCTCCACACGTTGCACATTTCCCGCGAGCCGGTTCAGCAGCCGATGAACATGTCGCTGCTGTTTGACTACATGGTCAGTCCGGTAGACGTTTACCTGCAGATTACGCGCGTCCAAATCAATACGACTTCCGTGGGCGTTGATGATCCG CGCTGTGAAGCATCTTGGCCGTTTACTCCAGCCCTACCGCAAGGTTTTCATGTAACAATTACAAGTCTGCAACCAGTCCTGCAGATGTCGGGCACGGCAGAGGTTTACGGAATCAGACGAGTTACCGGGTGA